In Panicum virgatum strain AP13 chromosome 5K, P.virgatum_v5, whole genome shotgun sequence, the genomic window TGTAATTTTAGTACAAAGgaattataattatatatctAAACAAactatttgcatatatattacTTAAAAATTCTAAATATTGAAAGCAAGAACTAGGtacccgcgctatttgcgcgggccaccttgctagttgagtGGTATGAAACACGTTGTTAGTAGATCAAACTGCACAAAAACCCCCGAGTTGATGAATGAACAACGCTAAACTGATGCTTACCGGAGCTAATCTGACGCCCAAACCTGCGTTGACCCAATTCCAGTGCGAGGTGAAGTTCTGGACGCAGGATTCttggagagggatgagaggaatgGTACGGTGTTCTTGGAGGGATGAGACGAATCAGGGAATGGTGTGCTCCGCTGCTTATATGCATGCCCACAAAGTCAGAGAGCCTTATGTATATGGACTGTATGATCTGATACGATCTCTTCTTCAATTCCATACTAAAATATAGCAAGCAAGCCAGCAGCATTCGATCGCGGCTCTCCGTTCACAGTGATCATGCGGCCGAGGTTTACGTTTACACATGGCGCTTGATTTGTGGCTCGGTTCCCTCGATCACCCGACGCCTTTCCTTCCCCCACGCCCGCCGGCAGCCATCGGCTGCCGGCGACGACGCCTCTGCCGGACACGGCGACCCTCGCCGTGCGGCAAGCCGGCAAGCGCATGTCGCCGAGCGAATCTTGCATGCTTTGATTATGGTAAATGCTTTACCAAAAAGAGACATGCTGTGATTATGCATTTCCAGAAAACAAAAACCGTGCTCGTTTTGGAATGAGCAGGCGGTTTTACGAAAACAAGGAGGCATGCTTTAGAGAGAGCTGATTTCGTAGCGGCCGTGAAATTAGTGTTCCAGATGGTCGTGGTAAATGCTTGCTAGAAGTTTCGTAGAAAAATAATGCTTGCCAGAAAAGAAAACACTACTACAGatcgggccatttgtcccggttccaaaggtCTATTTGTCCCAGTTTTGGAACCAGGATTCGGCCacgggtggtagaaccgggacaaaatgtccctcgcgctaaaaaaatctttgtgctctgcgggattcgaacccaagacctattgTCTAGCACATGGCTTacttgccaactcacctaaaTAGTACATGTGACTTAGTAAAGAATAACTCCCTTTTAAACTACAtgtggaggggccttttgtccgggttggtaccaccaatcgggacaaaaggcccatgtcccccgctggcccgaATAGCCTTTGGactcgggacaaaagccacctattatCTCGGGCCCAAAGACaatcgggacaaatggcctgaaaCAAAGTTCTAGTGAAAGTGTCAGAAATGTGACCGCCAACAAAATAGGGCTGATCAGACGCTCTTATTACTCGAACAAATACGACCAAGGTTTTTACATGACGTGATTGCAGCGTATACACACAGATGTATCATGTATGATTTATCCACTCGgtagaaaaaaaatacttgtaAAAGTGAAGTGAATTCTCGCACGCTCCACAAATCATCGCGTCACAGGCTCACAGCCAGCCGCGTCGTGACGACGAGTGGTCATCCTGTTGCTGGCTTCCACCGTGCGCAACCAAGCCCCATCCATCGCTCACTGTGACGCCTGGGCCGCGGCGTCGGgagaggcgccggcgccggcgccgggcgcggggcggcgcagGCAGCGGTCGAGGCCGTACCAGACGCCGTTGGGGAGCGGGTCGCCGAAGTAGAAGGTGGAGGGCGTGCGGGAGGCGGGCTCGTACACCCTGACCCACTGGGGCGTCCACCCGACGCCGCCGGAGCGGCGGAGGTAGAGGTAGCAGACGCCGTAGCCGCAGGGCCCGGAGACCCGGAACGTGTCCTTGGCGCACCGCTCGAACCCGTACGCCGGCGACACCCGCGCCGTGTACACCTCGTTCCGGTACGCGTCGCCGAACGCGAGGCTCACCGCGTCCGGGGACGCCCGCGGGGACGAGCAGCTCGTCTTGATCTCCACCGTGTACGTGCACGCGCGacgcgcgacgccgccgccgccggcggcggcctcttcCAGCGGTACTGCCGccgtggcggcggggcgcgcaAGGGGCCGGGTCGAGGTCGACGACAGCTGCGACGCGGCGAGCTGCAGGCAGGAGAGGACGGCCAGAGCGAGcagcgcggggcgcggcggcggccgccggcggagcgGTGGTCCTGCGCGGCAGGCCATGGCTGCTGGATCGAGGACTGGCTGTTGACTACTGCTGAGGAGTGGGATTGGCGAGGCCGGACTGGACAagtggagagggaggaggtggtGAGCTGCGTGGAGATGCCATGTCGCCTGGTCTgttaatgtttttcttttcttttcgtatATGAAAAAAAACATCTGATCTGATCTGCCAGAATTGAAAACTTATTTGCTGGTCCGCCCGTCTGTGTCAATGCCAACCAACTGCATTATTGTGCCTGGCAATGTCAAATTGCCAATGCAGAAGTGGCTCTCCAAGATCCACAAGTTTGAAGTAATCATGCGTCAGTGCCAGTACGCCAGTACCATTACAGGACGATGGGGTTCCCCGTGTCCACGGGACTCTCGTGGAAAAAATGgacatgggaaaaatgttttttttgcaaattggGCATAGAGGTCATGGATTAATAATGAGAAAGCAACACGAAATAAATAAGGGTCAGGGGAAAAAACTGGGGATAGAAGGTTACAGATtataagggagaaaacaaaaagaaataaagaaaaaaaaactggggACAGATAGGTTATTGACTGGGGgcaacaaaaataaataaaaatatgaaaaactGGGGCATTCCGAGAATTGAACTCGGGACCTCTCGCACCCTAAGCGAGAATCATACCACTAGACCAAATGCCCGTTGTTAAAATCTCATCAACTATTATTTTATTGTTTAAAGTCTCCATCAACCATATGCGGGTGGATGATCCAATCCATGTTACGAAGGCTGAGGCATCTTCTGTGCCAACCTACAGTACGAGCTGCACATGCACAAACGTTCACAGATCAGTTCGCTCGAATGCTGGCGATTAGGCACAAGATTTTGGCCGAATTATGCAGGTTACCTTCAGATACAAACACAAGAAAGTGACAGGCTGGAagccacacacgcacacaccacAAGCCAATACTAGCAAAGAACCATTGCAAGCTAGCCACTTGTTTCATGTCCCCAGCCGAGCACGACGTGCCACCACACGAAGCAATTCCAGCTCGCACACGGACACGGTAGAACTCTGCTGCGCCTGGCAAGCACGCAAACAgggcgcctcgcctcgcctcatcAGTTGATCCTGGAGCACCTCCTCCTGACCTCGACCTGCCCGCCGGTCTTCACCGCGACGCTGCTCATCCGCACCATGCCCCTGGGGAACTCGTACGCGAACCGGAGCCCGAGCAGGCCCCGCACGTTGCCGGCGTACCTCTGCACGGCGGCCTGCGTCGCGGTGTCGCTCCACAGCCGCTGGTCCGACTCTAGCACGGCgattgtgacggaaccgccaaattaaaattcTAATTAAACGTAAGGGCCGTCATTTAAACACATCGGCCACATTAGATTAACagtttaatttggcgatcctttctcaacccatgtcccgatcgaaacaacaccgatagtcccacgcgaaggtgggcgcagatagTACAAACACGACAGACATTTcaaaatataacaatatatacAAGACTCAACcgtaagttttacaaaccaagtttaaaACATAcctaatttacaaactttacatTACTGAATTAAGATTCGAACCGAGGTAAGAGTCTACGACTACCACACTTGAACGCCGAGGTGACCCCTAACTAAGtgtctggctccacaacctctcatccctctgcgtcccgacagatgaacttaacgcagcaggggcagaagtcaacgtccgggtgccctgaaataattgtggcaacaaaccctgagtatactaatactcagcaaggcttacccgaccagtgagtataacttagcccacttatctagacatgtaaggcttttggctggtggttattttgcagaaaacagcgactaaagtaattccttaatttccatattttagctccagattctatATAATTTAACTATAGCCTAATTTTTTTGCTTAAAaccaactatagcaaacatAGTGGTGCAATCTATAATAGTTCAATGTGTTCCTTAACATATATAAATGAATATACTCATCATTCCATCATAACACTACGATGCGACacagtgatcaaggtgctcatatccgagagcgactgatggcgaatcgattcgatttaaccttgcaaggtggacctaactaacacggcacgcatttgccccgtcggactatacgagccaaccattcccctccccgccttgaactacaggaccgccccaacagcgtatagtcagccgagctcaacgagagaccaccaaaagtaaatacatgcatcctgattctccgcgactactcgactcgccctaaggggtgggaaggagtcatgtactttcgaagtgaggcagtactcggcttaccggtttcgactaccgcctactctcggcatgtggttagtacagttcaaacatgatcagcagggccaacaacggtttggtccttaaccgacacaggcggaactacacctctcccgcccggtctcagattctattcATTCTTTCATTCCAAGACTTTCATCCCAAGATGAATAACTCATATATGAAAACATAaaactatcctatatctcgcgagtaacaaaaaattactcgacttctaccgaaccctatctagcatagcatttctatcatcctatacatactagtataactcaagaaaacctagggttcatgcaactagggtttcaaataacttctaaacgtaatgcacaagtaataaatacatagatatgtgtcataatttaaattaataggatgtgcaccggggcttgccttgtggCTGTTGCTCAGAactggggtcagacgggccttgggccgggttctcacggctctcctcctgggcttgatacggctgctcctgcggtgccgctACCACCTCATACACGATGTCCTCAACggcggatgctacacgaatgcatatgaaataattgaGGGCAGCTCAACGATGTAACTACTTTACTTCAATTGGAatgccctgcggactgtccgcgcccaagtggcggaccgttgGCAGTACAACTCTACAGACCCGCCAGAACCAACAGCCTCTCTGgataaatttcaaatctatacggtggaccgtccgctctaaaatagcggactgtccgcagtttaacttccCAAAACCACCAGAGCCAACGacgcctctggacaaattttaaactctactgcggaccgtccagccctccttggcggaccgtccgcagttttaCTCTGTcaaaccaccagagacgacaacgtctctggacaaaactctagactctacggcggactgtccgctccccagtaGCGGAACGTCCGCAGTTCTACCCTTCTAAAccacaccagagacaacatcgtctctggacaaattcgAGCTCCACGGCGGACTGTCcactctccaatagcggaccgtccgcagtacaattttgcgaaaccaccagagacaacatcgtctctcgACAATTTCTAACctgacctgcggactgtccggccctcctaggcggaccgtccgcagttgaTATCTTTTAACACCACGCGACAGGCGACagcaagcgcggcggcggcggcggccgttctccggtgccggcggcgcACAACAGAAGGGAAAAAGGCCGGGGAGTACAGATAACTCatcacgaatccattcccgggGTCAGTTCGGGCGGAGGACGACCGAagaggcggatcgacggtggagcaaagctcaagaggctccaatggtgaccggtGGTGGTTggggcgattccggccggggagaAGCCGGGCTGGGGGTTGggaaaggtggaggaggtgctggggaAGGTGCTCACATGAGGAATCGAGGTATGGTGGCCGGAAGATGGAGATCGAAGAAAGGGGGCAACGGGGGAGCGAGCGGGCAAGCTCCGCTCGTCTCTGGTCGATGTGAGGAGGGAAGAGGAGGATATGACAGGCGGGTCCTACATCCAGGTAAATATATCTGGGTGTtgcctggcggaccgtccgccgctccCTAGCAGACTGTCCTCGAGGCTAGAtgttacaatccttccccctaaaagaaatctcgtcccaagATTTTTAATGGCGGTGCAAAAATCGAAGCGAGAGCGAATTGTTAGTTACCTCGATAAACTTGTAGCAACTCAGGACACTTGGATTGAACAAATTCTTCCGTTTCCCAAGTGGCTTCCTGctcggagtgattgctccattgcactttaTAGAAATCACTGGTTTGATTCCAAGTGAACCTAgtcttgtgatcaacaattttgattggatactccggatagacaagatcgggctccagttgtaacttttctatatcaatcaccttttctggaatacggaggcatttccggagctgagagacatgaaaaatattatgaaccaCGGATAATTGAGCAGGAAGTCCCAGGCGATATGCTACCGGCCCACACCGCTCAATGATAGGAAAAgacccaacatagcgaggtgcgagctttcccttcactcCGAACCGTTGGActcctttcattggagatacccgcaaataggcatgatctcccacttggaatgaggctgtaacaccccgggtgtttgcacagtaattaaataagtgtccgcacagtaatggtgtaggtttgctttgcatcatgtgcttgaaatgcttaaaaaggatctttttgtaattatgaaagggtatatgtgtaattatgattttatgcaaggtcctttctgcagttgtgttgaataggttgtgtaattatagttttagtggagggtgtttgtgcaaaatttcagtgcatttaatgcatggtagtcaatTTTGCTTaaaggtctacatttgaagtgaaattgctttgaaaaagacaaaattcctggaattcaaaaatccttcaacgattttaattttaactcttgaatctttggtcaaataaatttttgcacaacataaaagttgtagatcttgaaaagttgaacaactttcatgttgggcacttttccatttgagctttggtttaaaagttattgcttgtttacagaaaggtccctggaacttttggaaattgcaaaatcacccttatgaccatctccccctctctgctctgcttctcgccgccggccaccgacagcgccgcccgccgacgccttcccggctttcccggccatcaattcgccgtgcgctggctcccacgcgtcgccggcgagctcctccccctcctgttgcctcgcgctggagcccccacccctcgccacgcgcccccgccgagcccagaacctccccggcggccgccaccgcgacgccgccgtggagagcccaaacccgaagcccagctctcgatctttcgcgcgcctgagcactacaagaagccccgcgctctattcccctcctcttttagccagttccctaaccccacgccccagaacgccgccgccgctcaccccgaacgccggcgagcttcaccccgccgcggagccgccaccccagacccgctctacccctacagcccccacctttagcaccgcctcgacatcgcgcagctcccaggccacttcccctcgcctgaacctcaccggagcaccctcgccgtcgcttgcctccgccgccgacccgccctgctccgccgagccgccgcttccgagcccctccgcgcaaccctaggccacccagaggtgcgccttgcacccgtgaagctcacgcacccctcccctctcgccgccggtgagcccctcgccgggaaacggccggtcaaccgccgcctcccctctctgacccggcccagggacctcgggttgaaaggaaagaaaacccagggggttatttgcataggcctagactcagatgaatagtgccagtaggggctgctttgtaatattttcagtgaactttgaaattctagatcaattcatagaaaattcgtaaaatagcaaatcttgatgttttggaatccttttgaagagctctatgcagtagaaccataatatgttaggctttagttgcaagtttttgctgtataaatggttttgtgtcactagataaagaaatactagatgtttaatctttttcttatctggtgcttgaaagctgatattgctatgaaattttggtggtagtttacttatgtaacactagcttttctataaaaatttcatggtcagttctcttgtgtagatatttaattgttttaatctttgtttagtacactttatttatggtaaatagtttctgtttgtaataaatcatgattttattttgacatgttctttttgagtagtttagtttgtccaggaagtttaagcttcagttcatggctagatcagtagttaaaattgatttttgttaaactgatgtctgttttgtttattttctcagaataaattctatgtagataaaatcatgaaaaattcacagtagctagatcatccctgtttagatctcatgttaaattttgagcttctgatattctttagtttgacctgtgtaattcttgcttgttctagatgttatcgtagtaaatgattttttgtgtttaaatggttaaatgtcttggcatgatttttacagggtagattactttgttcacgttctgtttagggtaattttggtagattttagtactatttgtactctgatttgttaatttatttacaaaccatgacttacttgtataggaaaatcaccaccactcattttgtgaagttagttaacttcttttgtgctgttgattataatgccttgtgtagttaaatttgttatttaactactctataaacgattacccatgtttgtttttaatgttgttcttgcattgcatatagacacgactgccttatcggacgggacgtacgagctgatcccggaatctgacggaggtgatctcgaaactcaagtgaacactgcggaactaactgaagccccgaaccaaagttcggaagagcctagcgctgaaatagttagcaattactgagaaggcaagccccggacataacctatatttcaaattattatcatttactgttgttacttacttgtgcatttacagttcttaggatttgaattgaaaaccctagatgcatgatcctaggaacctatgtactgaacactagacctgagttcgactatctgctaagcttataggaacggtaaaagtcgagtgattgcctgtcactcgcgagctttataggaattgcttgtttactttctgttatcaatataaggacgacggacggggttgtgttcgatattatgtcctatgtgagaccccgtctgtgttgatgaacttgctaaggtcgcggtgtgtggtagtgctggttaagtttttgaaagtactagtcacatgccgtaaatatggtacgcggcaagcctagtagccgattggaccggggagtggatatacctcccactctctcagtagggataggttttattatatgttgcgcaacactacgacttctagggacaaggttcggccttggagccctgtagtcggggagagtggcactatccacaagccggaaagaaaggttaacggttgtttgggaatgacccgacggtattccagacgtgtgtgctaggttacccttgcaaggttgaatttcgattcagaatcgtccgcctctcacgatgaaatgagactgcttgatctctttgccacacagagtaataagagcaacaatattcttattaatcttgatgcttgcttagaagttccaccatgtttggttagtagatgcttacatagaatggttaatcaactagaatcttgaagctaaaacttgaaagtaaggacctactctttattgcttttcagcaaaggaaaaccagagccttacaaatgccttgcatagtctagctaaggtgggctacttatacccgttggcggttaagtcttgctgagtattagaatactcagccttgctgttgaaatcctttttcaggtatgagttttgaggatcagatcgctagcttgacctatccttgcgctttgcctcctggctggtccgtagaatgggatacgtcttcggccggcaatgactatgacgagtgatacccggcttgggctagcttggtatacttttggcgacgtgttgtagaaatcgtgtttcatcttccgctgtttagactctgaacttataattatgttttgtagaactgttttacttaagttggttttgtaataatggtttgaactattttgtaatcactactgaacttgcctgtgttgtaaaatttgtggttgtaatatctctggactcgccttcgtgcgaggtatgcttgttcgatccgagaatcggtggttgtatcgggacgttacccgacagaccaaaaattgttccgtttgaagtgcgtttaagctaatgttgcctttatggtgatggtttacgcacttgagccgggataatttaggcggttctgccacagagaCGGACTGACatttcttgtccgcataacttttctgtcgagATTGGACTATTTTCAAATTTTCCTGTATGaaccggacttgttcttctgccTCACTGACCATCTCAGGgtcgaacacatttctttccccggcttctgaccaattcattGGAGCTCTACACCTCCgcccatataatgcctcaaaaggagccattttgatgctttcctgataactgttgttataagGGAATTCCGCTAGAGGtaggcattcatcccatttcttgcTATAAGAGAGCACAcaggctctaagcatatccctccagaatttgattgattcgctcaatttgaccatcggtctgagggtgataagctgagctgcGAATAAGCTGAGTGCCCAGAGAGGCCTGTAATTATTCCCAGAAATGTGCAATGAATTGTGAGCCTCTGTCTGATATGATGGTCTTGGGTAcaccatgaagactcacaatctGAGCCATATATATCTCAGCATATTGGTGAGATGAATAACGGGTCttcactggaagaaaatgagcggATTTAGTGAGGCGGTCaacgataacccaaatagagtcatatTTCTTTGACGTGGGAGGcaaaccaacaatgaagtccatactaatatcctcccactgccacgaagggatatccaatGGTTGTAGCATACCAG contains:
- the LOC120705842 gene encoding embryo-specific protein ATS3A-like yields the protein MACRAGPPLRRRPPPRPALLALAVLSCLQLAASQLSSTSTRPLARPAATAAVPLEEAAAGGGGVARRACTYTVEIKTSCSSPRASPDAVSLAFGDAYRNEVYTARVSPAYGFERCAKDTFRVSGPCGYGVCYLYLRRSGGVGWTPQWVRVYEPASRTPSTFYFGDPLPNGVWYGLDRCLRRPAPGAGAGASPDAAAQASQ